In a single window of the Thunnus thynnus chromosome 9, fThuThy2.1, whole genome shotgun sequence genome:
- the mxd3 gene encoding max dimerization protein 3, producing the protein MEGNVCNIQVLLRAAEFLERREREAEHGYASVLPLSPGLSDKRSKQKSKKISPGGNRSVHNELEKNRRAQLRHCLEQLKKQVPLSSDSMRNTTLNLLRRAQLHIKKLQEQDERAEQLKGRLRWEQRELQVRLEQLQRSTERMRNDSQGSTMSSERSDSDREDVEVDVESIVFDCVDSDGLSITHTDADHCYSSMDKAWL; encoded by the exons atggaagggAACGTTTGCAACATCCAGGTGCTTCTTAGGGCCGCTGAGTTTCTGGAGAGAAGAGAGCGAG AAGCAGAACATGGCTATGCTTCAGTCCTGCCTCTAAGCCCAGGTCTCTCTGATAAGAGAAGCAAACAGAAGAGCAAGAAGATATCTCCTGGTGGCAATAG GTCAGTTCACAACGAGTTGGAAAAAAACAG ACGAGCTCAGCTGAGGCACTGCCTGGAGCAGCTCAAGAAGCAAGTTCCTCTGTCATCTGACTCGATGAGAAACACCACCCTCAACCTCCTGAGACGAGCCCAGCTTCACATAAAG AAGCTGCAGGAGCAGGATGAGCGTGCAGAGCAGCTTAAGGGCCGCCTGCgctgggagcagagagagcTGCAGGTTCGGctggagcagctgcagagaagcACGGAGAGGATGAGGAACGACAGTCAGGGGTCGACCATGTCATCCGAGAGGTCGGACTCCGACAGAG AGGATGTGGAGGTTGACGTGGAAAGCATCGTGTTTGACTGTGTGGACTCTGATGGACTGAGCATTACGCACACTGATGCAGACCACTGTTACTCCAGTATGGACAAAGCCTGGTTATGA
- the prelid1a gene encoding PRELI domain containing 1a, producing MVKYFCCAGLLKSTWDQVCVAYWQRYPNPYSNHVLTEDIIFREVTPTNCLISRRLLTKTSRAPRWMERYLPKHMASSAYIIEDSIVDPQKRTMTTLTWNISHARLMSVEERCEYQINPENGSWTEIKREAWISSNVYGLSRAIQEFGLARFKTSVTKTMKGFEYVLAKMQGETPSRTLAETATERARETALAAKEKAKDLASHAQKKQYV from the exons ATGGTGAAGTATTTCTGCTGCGCAGGTTTGCTAAAAAGCACCTGGGACCAAGTTTGTGTTGCTTACTGGCAACGATATCCCAACCCCTACAG TAACCATGTATTGactgaggacatcatttttCGGGAGGTTACTCCAACCAACTGCCTCATTTCCAGACGTCTGTTGACCAAAACTAGCCGAGCGCCTCGCTGGATGGAGCGGTACCTCCCGAAGCACATGGCCAGCTCTGCGTATATCATCGAGGACTCTATTGTTGACCCTCAGAAAAGGACCATGACCACACTAACATGGAACATCAGCCACGCTCGTCTCATG TCTGTGGAAGAGCGGTGCGAGTACCAAATCAACCCTGAGAATGGCAGCTGGACTGAGATAAAAAGAGAAGCTTGGATCTCTTCCAATGTCTACGGGCTCTCGAGGGCTATTCAG GAATTTGGTCTTGCAAGGTTCAAGACTAGTGTTACGAAGACCATGAAAGGCTTTGAATACGTGCTGGCCAAAATGCAAG GTGAAACTCCATCAAGAACCCTCGCCGAAACAGCCACAGAGCGGGCAAGAGAGACAGCACTGGCAGCTAAGGAGAAAGCCAAAGACCTCGCCTCACACGCCCAGAAGAAACAATATGTGTGA